From Pandoraea norimbergensis, the proteins below share one genomic window:
- a CDS encoding SH3 domain-containing C40 family peptidase, with the protein MGANLPAPRANVLASITRVSVALVSTVVLLAACAGPSPKGDATTAPATATTAPAQPRFNVARFPIEHYDQDVDHWIRPDAPGYDQPLISQAEQTRRFEAFRARYFGTAASDASPWNGTWLSTSLLNAAGASQIADSQARRVRRFDNSAAGVRKTYGENFQPHSQVWIRAIESNMALAQLDADHADWRYNPRRRGITVDNALVRQLPTSDPAFYDFHQAGEGYPFDALQDSALRPGTPVYTLARSADGAWLLVYSPDLIGWVDARTVASVDERFVATWRAAAQRGLGAIVRADTTLADTVPGTLKAIYRTTAPIGTVLPMTRAQDGRQIVMFPVADTQRTATMRSMQVDASTVVPMPWSLTPRHMAQVMKQMIGRPYGWGNTLFYNDCSAETRSLFAPFGIWLPRHSSDQLRAGQRTDLRQAGIDTRLRTLAERGRPLMTLIHIDGHIMLYLGNTQIDGQTVPMTYQNVWGLSPADNSRRNVIGGSVILPLLKTYPEDPEARSLAGKRLFEISVIGDGNADASGDAAHAKSADTPEEMPQ; encoded by the coding sequence ATGGGTGCAAACCTGCCGGCGCCACGCGCCAACGTGCTCGCTTCGATCACTCGCGTTTCCGTTGCCCTCGTCAGCACTGTTGTTCTGTTGGCCGCGTGTGCCGGTCCGTCGCCAAAGGGTGACGCCACCACCGCACCCGCGACCGCGACGACCGCGCCCGCGCAGCCCCGCTTCAACGTCGCCCGCTTCCCCATCGAGCACTACGATCAGGACGTCGATCACTGGATCCGTCCCGATGCCCCCGGCTACGACCAGCCGCTCATTTCCCAAGCAGAACAGACGCGCCGGTTCGAAGCATTCCGTGCACGCTACTTCGGCACCGCCGCAAGCGATGCGTCGCCGTGGAATGGAACATGGCTCTCGACGTCTCTGCTCAACGCCGCGGGTGCCAGCCAGATTGCCGATTCGCAGGCACGCCGCGTCCGCCGCTTCGACAACAGCGCCGCCGGTGTGCGCAAGACCTACGGCGAGAACTTCCAACCGCACTCGCAGGTGTGGATTCGTGCAATCGAATCGAACATGGCGCTCGCGCAACTCGATGCCGACCATGCCGACTGGCGTTACAACCCACGCCGTCGCGGCATCACGGTTGATAACGCGCTGGTGCGGCAACTGCCGACATCCGACCCCGCGTTCTACGATTTTCATCAGGCAGGCGAAGGCTATCCGTTCGACGCGCTGCAAGACTCCGCGCTGCGTCCGGGCACGCCCGTGTACACGCTCGCGCGCAGTGCGGACGGGGCATGGCTGCTGGTGTATTCGCCGGATTTGATCGGCTGGGTGGATGCGCGCACCGTGGCGTCGGTGGACGAGCGGTTTGTCGCGACGTGGCGCGCAGCGGCGCAGCGCGGACTCGGTGCCATCGTGCGCGCCGATACGACGCTCGCCGACACCGTTCCCGGCACACTCAAGGCGATCTATCGCACGACCGCGCCCATCGGGACAGTGCTGCCGATGACACGCGCACAAGACGGCCGGCAAATCGTGATGTTCCCCGTGGCCGATACGCAGCGAACCGCCACGATGCGCTCGATGCAAGTCGATGCGTCGACCGTCGTACCCATGCCGTGGTCGCTGACGCCGCGTCATATGGCGCAAGTCATGAAGCAGATGATCGGGCGGCCGTACGGGTGGGGAAATACGCTGTTCTACAACGACTGTTCGGCGGAGACGCGCAGCCTCTTCGCGCCGTTCGGGATCTGGCTGCCGCGACATTCCTCCGACCAGTTGCGCGCGGGGCAGCGCACTGACCTTCGACAGGCCGGCATCGATACGCGTTTGCGCACGCTCGCCGAGCGTGGCCGGCCGCTCATGACGTTGATCCACATCGACGGCCACATCATGCTGTACCTCGGCAACACGCAGATCGACGGGCAGACCGTACCCATGACGTATCAGAACGTCTGGGGATTGTCGCCAGCGGATAACAGCCGGCGCAACGTCATTGGCGGTTCGGTGATTCTGCCGCTGTTGAAGACGTATCCCGAAGACCCCGAAGCGCGCTCGCTGGCGGGCAAGCGGCTATTCGAAATCAGTGTGATTGGCGACGGGAATGCCGACGCCAGCGGCGACGCGGCACACGCCAAGAGTGCCGACACACCGGAGGAAATGCCGCAGTAA
- a CDS encoding TonB-dependent siderophore receptor: MSSHVSPTPPRAARACAAYVITARRAVSLAAFAVFALSAQAHAADATPLAGTPAATATRPAQSLHIPAGSLQQGLVAFAQQTGLMISYDAAQIAEKRTAGVSGNYTPSLALAILIEGTGLQATGQPNGGYIVAPGANGSAPATGAAVALPATDVNARADRDVARGPVVGYVAQRSDTATKTDTSIMQTSQSISVIPRDQLNDQAVQTVSDALKYAAGVNADPYGSDTRADWFYIRGFNADAYWDGLRIPQIANRPGSYAAIRVDPYTLERVEVLRGPSSILYGAGNLGGLVNLVSKVPSAEPYREIGVDYGTFDRRQLRVDVTGPVNDDGTLLYRITGLGRLADTQTNNVTDDRIMIQPSITWRPNAQTSLTWFFNYLQDNMGSSVSYGPAIGMVTPSRWGRIDRELLTGDPAFDRYRKTQVATGFRFEHRINDALQLRSSVRFTHMDLDYKSIYGTALLADQRTLQRTAYQAEPILNGWQMDNNVQYDTKTGPVAHKVVAGTDFQTQRFLNRVWTGSAPSLDLYAPVYGVKGVLPANPTTSTDQTQTQLGLYLQDQMRWDRWYLTLGGREDFTWSTTDNNIAKTTVKQTPNKFTWRAGLLYESSFGVSPYFSYSTSFLPTLSTNLAGDPLKPTTGQQYEIGIKYQPTNINALFTASLFNLTQQNVSTADPANTRNTIQTGEVRSRGVELEGKVSLTNKLNVVASYTYQDVEVTRSNNADLGKRPYGVPRNMASFWADYNFGNIGDVKLGAGAGVRYLGQTAGDTANSFSVPGVTLFDASLHADIGWRWRLQLNATNLFDRTYVAGCNTTVQCYYGTGRTVIGSVTARW; the protein is encoded by the coding sequence ATGTCTTCTCACGTCAGCCCCACGCCGCCGCGTGCCGCTCGTGCTTGCGCTGCCTACGTCATCACCGCCCGTCGCGCCGTCTCACTGGCCGCCTTCGCCGTCTTTGCCCTGAGCGCACAAGCCCACGCTGCTGACGCTACCCCGCTTGCAGGCACCCCCGCGGCAACGGCAACCCGCCCGGCACAGTCGCTGCACATTCCTGCCGGCTCGCTGCAACAGGGGCTCGTCGCGTTCGCCCAGCAAACCGGGCTGATGATCTCTTACGACGCCGCCCAGATCGCCGAGAAGCGCACGGCCGGTGTCTCCGGCAACTACACGCCGTCGCTCGCGCTGGCGATTCTGATTGAAGGCACCGGCCTGCAAGCCACCGGTCAGCCCAACGGCGGCTACATCGTGGCCCCCGGCGCCAACGGCAGTGCGCCGGCCACGGGCGCAGCCGTGGCACTCCCCGCGACCGACGTGAACGCCCGCGCAGATCGCGACGTCGCCCGTGGCCCGGTAGTGGGCTACGTGGCGCAGCGCAGCGATACCGCGACGAAAACCGACACGTCGATCATGCAGACGTCGCAGTCGATCAGCGTGATTCCGCGCGACCAGCTCAACGATCAGGCCGTGCAGACGGTCAGCGACGCACTCAAGTACGCCGCCGGTGTGAACGCCGACCCGTACGGCAGCGACACGCGCGCCGACTGGTTCTACATCCGTGGCTTCAACGCCGATGCGTATTGGGACGGCCTGCGCATTCCGCAGATCGCCAACCGCCCGGGCAGCTACGCCGCCATTCGTGTCGACCCGTACACGCTGGAGCGCGTGGAAGTGCTGCGCGGCCCCAGCTCGATCCTCTACGGCGCGGGCAATCTTGGCGGTCTGGTCAACCTGGTGAGCAAGGTGCCGAGCGCCGAACCGTATCGTGAAATCGGCGTCGATTACGGCACGTTCGACCGCCGCCAGTTGCGCGTGGACGTGACGGGCCCGGTCAACGACGACGGCACGCTGCTCTATCGCATCACGGGTCTGGGCCGTCTGGCGGACACGCAGACCAACAACGTGACCGACGACCGCATCATGATTCAGCCGTCGATCACGTGGCGTCCGAACGCGCAGACGAGCCTCACGTGGTTCTTCAACTACTTGCAGGACAACATGGGTTCGTCGGTCAGCTACGGTCCGGCTATCGGCATGGTGACGCCGTCGCGCTGGGGACGCATCGACCGTGAACTGCTCACCGGCGACCCCGCTTTCGACCGCTATCGCAAGACACAAGTCGCTACGGGGTTCCGCTTCGAGCACCGCATCAACGACGCGCTGCAACTGCGCTCCAGCGTGCGCTTCACGCACATGGACCTCGACTACAAGTCGATCTACGGCACCGCGCTGCTCGCGGACCAACGCACGTTGCAACGCACCGCCTATCAGGCCGAGCCGATCCTGAACGGCTGGCAGATGGACAACAACGTGCAGTACGACACGAAGACCGGCCCCGTCGCGCACAAGGTGGTCGCTGGCACGGACTTTCAAACGCAACGATTCCTGAATCGCGTGTGGACCGGGTCGGCGCCGTCGCTCGACCTCTATGCGCCGGTGTACGGCGTGAAGGGCGTGCTGCCGGCCAACCCCACCACCAGCACCGACCAGACGCAAACGCAGCTCGGCCTGTATTTGCAGGACCAGATGCGCTGGGACCGCTGGTATCTGACGCTGGGTGGACGCGAAGATTTCACGTGGTCGACGACCGACAACAACATCGCCAAGACCACGGTGAAGCAAACGCCGAACAAGTTCACGTGGCGCGCCGGTCTGTTGTACGAGTCGAGCTTCGGTGTCTCGCCGTACTTCAGCTACTCGACGTCGTTCTTGCCCACGCTGTCGACCAACCTCGCGGGCGACCCGCTCAAGCCGACCACCGGCCAGCAGTACGAGATCGGCATCAAGTACCAGCCGACGAACATCAACGCGCTCTTTACCGCGTCGCTGTTCAACCTCACGCAGCAGAATGTGTCGACGGCTGACCCGGCCAACACGCGCAACACGATCCAGACCGGGGAAGTGCGCTCGCGCGGCGTGGAGCTCGAAGGCAAGGTGAGCCTGACGAACAAGCTCAACGTCGTGGCCAGCTACACGTATCAGGACGTGGAAGTCACGCGCAGCAACAACGCCGATCTGGGCAAGCGCCCGTATGGTGTGCCGCGCAACATGGCGTCGTTCTGGGCCGACTACAACTTCGGCAATATCGGCGACGTGAAGCTCGGCGCCGGGGCCGGTGTGCGCTATCTGGGCCAGACCGCAGGCGATACCGCCAACTCGTTTTCGGTGCCGGGCGTGACGCTCTTTGACGCTTCGCTGCACGCCGATATCGGCTGGCGCTGGCGCCTGCAACTGAACGCGACCAACCTGTTCGATCGCACCTACGTGGCGGGCTGCAACACCACCGTGCAGTGCTACTACGGCACGGGCCGTACGGTGATCGGCAGTGTGACGGCGCGCTGGTAA
- a CDS encoding FecR domain-containing protein, with protein sequence MNANSHTVGDPLPESVTLAATEWFVRLQANEMSTGGTGGTGGAATDATHSIDAQSSARAADQAAWQRWHDAHPQHAQAWQRLVDFGSQLRTIPPVVAHGTLLRMATRKAATSQSRRRVLGLFALATVAGAAWTARDSATVQSLRADLSTAVGERRTVQLDDGTALALNTDSAVDVRYTQDTRRLRLLRGEIAVITGADADHGHRPFFVDTAHGRLQALGTHFLVRQQNDTASVTVLEGAVRVTPSSAAGDAIVLTAGQGATFDATAIRSRFDDTSAANATAAWTQGMLVVHAMPLGDFLAELSRYRRGHLGCAPEVANLLVSGIYPIDDTDRVLDMLARALPVEVERYTRWWVRVLPGTQTGEPPGRIRTIRTFGGDRTHT encoded by the coding sequence ATGAACGCCAATTCGCACACCGTCGGCGACCCGTTGCCGGAATCGGTCACGCTGGCCGCCACCGAGTGGTTCGTCCGTCTGCAAGCGAACGAAATGTCTACCGGCGGCACGGGCGGCACGGGCGGCGCGGCGACGGATGCCACCCATTCCATTGATGCGCAGTCCAGCGCTCGCGCGGCCGATCAGGCCGCGTGGCAACGCTGGCATGACGCGCACCCGCAACACGCGCAGGCATGGCAGCGGCTGGTCGACTTCGGCAGCCAGTTGCGCACGATTCCCCCCGTAGTCGCCCACGGCACGCTCCTGCGCATGGCGACGCGCAAGGCTGCGACGAGCCAAAGCCGACGCCGCGTGCTCGGCCTCTTTGCGCTGGCGACGGTCGCCGGGGCCGCATGGACCGCGCGCGACAGCGCAACCGTGCAATCGCTACGCGCAGACCTGAGCACCGCTGTCGGCGAGCGCCGCACCGTGCAACTGGACGACGGCACCGCACTCGCGCTCAACACCGATTCCGCGGTCGACGTGCGTTATACGCAAGACACCCGCCGTCTGCGCTTGCTTCGCGGCGAGATTGCCGTCATCACTGGCGCCGATGCCGACCACGGCCATCGACCGTTCTTCGTCGATACGGCACACGGCCGCTTGCAGGCGCTCGGTACGCACTTCCTCGTGCGTCAGCAGAACGACACTGCTTCGGTCACCGTGCTCGAAGGCGCCGTGCGCGTGACGCCATCGAGCGCCGCCGGTGATGCCATCGTGCTCACCGCCGGTCAGGGGGCAACCTTCGACGCTACGGCCATCCGCTCACGCTTTGACGACACCAGCGCCGCCAATGCCACCGCGGCATGGACGCAAGGCATGCTCGTCGTGCACGCCATGCCGCTCGGCGACTTCCTCGCCGAATTGAGCCGCTATCGGCGCGGTCATCTCGGTTGCGCGCCCGAAGTGGCCAACCTGCTGGTCTCGGGGATCTATCCGATCGACGACACCGACCGCGTGCTCGACATGCTCGCGCGCGCGCTGCCGGTCGAAGTCGAGCGCTATACCCGCTGGTGGGTGCGCGTGCTGCCCGGCACACAAACCGGCGAGCCGCCGGGGCGTATCCGGACGATCCGGACCTTCGGCGGGGACCGTACACACACCTGA
- a CDS encoding sigma-70 family RNA polymerase sigma factor gives MMRDDTGGRSDHARADASGVAALYHDHHGWLRNWLHRKLGNHGDAADLAHDTFVRLLSKDAPVCPREPRAFLTVVAQGLVANLHRHRKIEAAYLDTLAAQPEAVAPDPETRAILLQTLIDIDRRLDGLPPVVRRVFLMSQLDGLAQRDIAEAVGISIATVQRHIVKALHACCFGSHRP, from the coding sequence ATGATGCGTGACGACACCGGGGGCCGTTCAGACCACGCACGCGCCGACGCGTCCGGCGTGGCCGCGCTCTATCACGATCACCATGGCTGGTTGCGTAACTGGTTGCACCGCAAGCTCGGCAACCACGGCGACGCGGCCGACCTCGCGCACGACACCTTCGTGCGTCTGCTCAGCAAAGACGCCCCTGTCTGCCCGCGCGAACCGCGCGCGTTCCTGACCGTGGTCGCGCAAGGCCTCGTCGCCAACCTGCACCGCCATCGCAAGATCGAAGCCGCGTATCTCGATACGCTCGCCGCCCAGCCGGAAGCCGTCGCGCCCGATCCGGAAACGCGCGCCATCCTGCTCCAGACCCTCATCGACATCGACCGCCGCCTCGACGGCCTGCCGCCGGTCGTGCGCCGTGTGTTCCTGATGTCGCAACTCGACGGCCTCGCCCAACGCGACATTGCCGAAGCCGTCGGCATTTCGATCGCCACCGTGCAACGCCATATCGTCAAGGCGCTGCATGCCTGCTGCTTCGGGAGCCACCGCCCATGA
- a CDS encoding type II toxin-antitoxin system VapC family toxin, with the protein MSRYMLDTNICIYLMKHQPEAVAKRFAQCMVGDVVMSAITFAELCYGVSVCAEPVRERRHLAALIEDIPVLPFDAAAATAYGPIREATRERRKDHLDKLIASHAASLDVVLVTNNERDFTAYPGLKIENWLRD; encoded by the coding sequence ATGTCACGCTACATGCTCGACACCAACATCTGCATCTATCTGATGAAACACCAACCGGAGGCCGTCGCAAAGCGCTTCGCGCAATGCATGGTGGGTGACGTCGTGATGTCGGCGATCACGTTTGCCGAGCTGTGCTACGGGGTTTCCGTATGCGCAGAACCCGTACGGGAGCGTCGCCACCTAGCGGCTTTGATTGAGGACATTCCGGTTTTGCCCTTCGATGCGGCGGCCGCAACCGCCTACGGCCCGATCCGCGAAGCCACCCGCGAGCGCCGCAAGGATCACCTCGATAAGTTGATCGCGTCACACGCGGCATCGCTCGACGTCGTGCTCGTGACCAACAACGAACGGGACTTCACCGCCTATCCCGGCCTGAAGATTGAAAACTGGCTTCGGGACTGA
- the vapB gene encoding type II toxin-antitoxin system VapB family antitoxin produces the protein MHITRAFRNGNSQAVRIPADLAYETTDIELEIERVGDELRIRPRRRPLTGVLDKFARFGADVMSDGREAHEQSDREAL, from the coding sequence ATGCACATCACCCGCGCCTTTCGTAACGGCAACTCACAAGCCGTCCGCATCCCTGCCGATCTGGCCTACGAAACTACCGATATCGAGCTTGAAATCGAGCGCGTTGGCGACGAACTGCGCATCCGGCCGCGTCGGCGACCACTCACTGGCGTGCTCGATAAGTTCGCCCGCTTCGGAGCCGACGTCATGAGCGACGGGCGCGAAGCGCATGAGCAATCGGATCGCGAGGCACTGTAA